In the genome of Torulaspora globosa chromosome 2, complete sequence, the window AAACGTCATGAAACATAAAAATCTTCTATATAAGCCGCTGAGAACTGCTTAATTCTCTATCGAttctttccagaagaaggtcCCTGTTCAGATTTTTCCATCTGTAGACCTTCAATCCACCATCGGCGGTTTGAACTGTCACTTCTTTGTTCAGTAATCCTTGCAATTTGCTTAAAATCGTGtccgcttcttcaaatccgATGGGGTTATTGCTGTCTTGTAAGCTATCCACAATGAGTGTTCCCAGATGAGTGACTGTATAAGGTTTACCCTGTGGCAACGAATACAGAATCTCGAAGACTTGCTTCATTTTAACAGCCAAGAACTGATCGTAGTTCCTTTGGCGTTGAGACAGAAGTGCGGCCGATCGTCTTTCCCTCTCTCTCAACCTCTCCAAAAGGTTGCTTTGAGAatccttctccttctctgcATAATTGAACCTCTCAGCCGAATTGAAGACGTAATTTCGTTTCCTTGGTGATGGTGCAGCAGTTCTCCTGATCCTATTATTTGGGTCTGGCTCAGATCCACCACTGCCTCGTCTTTTGGAGACTTTCCAAGCAGGAACGTCGGTTGGTATATCTTCTAGACTTCTTATTCTGCTCAGCCATGAGTCCGctctttcaacaaattcCAAACGTCTCGATTTATTGATTAAGAGCTGTTGCTGATCTAATTTTGGCTGCTTAACAGTGAGTTCACCTTTTGAATCAGCTTGGAGTACGTAACAATCAGGCCACAGTGATACCATCTTCAGAAAGTCCTGCTGTGAAACCTTTCCTCGCATCATGTTTGATATCTGCGGCAGCAAGGAGCCCAAACGTGGAGCAGAATGTGTTGATCTTGACATAGCGTATAGAGGCAGTACTGTTTCGCAGGTCGAGAACAGTTCTTTGTAAAATGCAATTGTCTTCTCAAGCTGTATCAAAGCCGCCTCTCTAGGGTAGTAGCTTTTAGCAACTTCCGGAAGTTCCACAATCTGCTGTCTCAGCAGTCTATCAGCCAGCCTTTCGCCGCTGGAATCCACTACAGTTGCTAGCGGAGGCGCTAGCGTAAGATGCAGAATATTACTTTCAGACGATATCCTGATGGTGGACGTCGAGTGAGAACCGCCCGAGTAGTGTGCCAACAGCGTCCCCGTGTGGAACAAAAGGCAGTCCGGCTCATCGATTGCGACCCAAAAACTGTCGCCAGAGCCCATCGTCGGTGGCTTATACTTGATTCCCCGTGCCGCGGGGAATACAGTCAATACTCCCGTTGGTAGTAAATCCCTGTAGCCCCCAAACGACGCATATTGAAAAGTCTCGCCATCAATGGACATTGACGTGTCTGAACCACCATGGAAAAATCGATTCAATACCGCTGAATAACTTGTTTCGGTCAAAGGTACCTCCGCTCCCACACTTTTCAGGCAAATTTGTGCAAAAAAAAGCGCTACTTTGAATAGTCTGGCATACACCTTCCTCAGAGTCTCATTTCTGCACTCTCTGTCGAATTTCAACGTCTGATCAGTACTAAAGATGTACTGTTCCATTAAAACATCGCCTGTTAGCTGCAAAACACCTGTAAAATTCGCATCAAAGCCTTCCTCCGCATCCGGGAAGTCATCTTCTTTCAATTCCCCGAGCAAATCATCCAACGCCTTCTTGTTAGCGtaattcttcaacagaaAAGTATCATTATCGCGCAGAATCCTCTTGACCACGGGAAGTAACTCTGTCTCATCACAAATTTGATCCAAATCCACAACAGGCACTGAATAACCCTTGCTCATGAATCATCAACCTTCAACGGCCCTCCTAGAACTCCACTGGCTCTTAACTGCCCTTCTAAAGGTATGacgagatgagatgagatcgGTATTATCTTTCGATTCGCGTGAAAAATCGTTTGGTACGGCCAAAGGTTCTATCAGGTTCTAcgagcttcttcgacgaTCGGAAGAAAAATCTTTAAAAGGACGAGGAATATAACTCCATAgcagaaaaattttctatTGGGAGTAACGACCAAGTGTTGATCGAGGTTGCTATATATCAACTGGTATTGTTGTTTTCCAGTGGGAGGTAATTGCGTGCAGTTGGATTGCtgaaagagagaagaacAATGCTTGCTGCCAAGAATattttgagaaaatcaGCGATTGCCACTCCGGTGCGTGTGGCAAGCCGTTTCCAATCTACCAGTAAGGTGCAAGGGTCTGTCATTGGTATTGATTTGGGTACCACGAATTCTGCGGTTGCTGTTATGGAGGGTAAGATTCCAAAGATCATTGAAAACGCTGAAGGTGCCAGAACTACGCCATCTGTTGTGGCTTTCACGAAGGATGGTGAAAGATTGGTCGGTATCCCTGCCAAGCGTCAAGCAGTCGTCAACCCAGAGAACACTCTTTTCGCTACTAAGCGTCTGATCGGTCGTCGTTTTGAAGACGCTGAAGTGCAGAGAGACATCAAGCAGGTCCCATATAAGATTGTCAAGCACTCTAACGGCGACGCATGGGTCGAGGCTAGAGGTCAGACTTACTCTCCAGCTCAGATCGGTGGTTTTgtgttgaacaagatgaaggaGACAGCTGAAGCGTACTTGGGTAAGCCAGCTAAAAACGCTGTGGTCACCGTTCCAGCTTACTTTAACGACTCTCAGAGACAAGCCACCAAGGATGCTGGTCAAATCGTGGGCTTGAATGTGTTGCGTGTTGTTAACGAACCTACTGCTGCAGCATTGGCTTACGGTTTGGAAAAGTCTGACTCCAAGGTCGTTGCAGTGTTTGATTTGGGTGGTGGTACTTTTGATATCTCCATTCTAGACATTGACAACGGtgtctttgaagtcaaGTCCACCAATGGTGATACCCATCTAGGTGGTGAAGACTTCGATATCTACCTATTGAGAGAAATCGTTTCTCGTTTCAAGTCTGAATCTGGTATCGACCTAACAAACGACCGTATGGCTATTCAAAGAATCAGAGAAGCCGCAGAAAAGGCAAAGATTGAATTATCTTCCACCGTCTCCACCGAGATTAACTTGCCATTTATCACAGCCGATGCTTCTGGTCCAAAGCATATCAACATGAAATTCAGCAGAGCTCAGTTCGAAACTTTGACTGAACCATTGATTAAGAGAACTGTTGATCCAGTtaagaaggctttgaaagacgcTAATTTGAGCACCTCTGACGTTTCTGACGTTCTATTGGTCGGTGGTATGTCTAGAATGCCAAAGGTTGTCGAGACTGTCAAGCAATTGTTCGGTAAGGAGCCTTCCAAGGCTGTTAACCCAGATGAAGCTGTCGCCATTGGTGCTGCTATCCAAGGTGCTGTCCTTGCAGGTGAAGTCACTGACGTCTTGTTGCTGGATGTTACCCCATTGTCTCTAGGTATCGAGACCTTGGGTGGTGTGTTCACCAGATTGATCCCAAGAAACACAACGATCCCAACCAAGAAGTCTCAAATCTTCTCTACCGCAGCCGCTGGTCAAACCTCTGTCGAGATCAGAGTGTTCCAAGGTGAAAGAGAATTGGTCAGAGACAACAAGTTGATCGGTAACTTCACTTTGTCCGGTATCCCACCAGCACCAAAGGGTGTTCCACAAATCGAAGTGACTTTCGATCTTGACGCTGACGGAATCATCAACGTCTCCGCCAGAGACAAGGCTTCCAACAAGGACGCTTCCATCACTGTTGCCGGTTCTTCCGGTTTGTCCGAGGCCGAAATCGAACAAATGGTCAACGACGCCGAGAAGTACAAGAGCCAAGATGAAGCCAGAAGACAATCTATCGAGACCGCCAACAAGGCAGACCAATTGGCTAACGACACCGAAAGCTCTCTAAAGGAGTTCGAAGGCAAGATCGACAAGGCTGAGGCTCAAAAGGTTCAAGACATGATCACCTCTTTGAGAGAAACCGTTGCCAGGGTACAAGCTGGTGAGGAGGTCAGCGCCGACGACTTGAAGACCAAGACCGATGAATTGCAAAACTCTTCCATGAAATTGTTCGAACAAATGTACAAGAACGATTCCAGCAACAACACTCAGTCCGGTGAACCAAAGCAATGAAGCTGTCGGGTTGTATCAACTCTGTAATTATGGTCGCATTTCACAATTTCACACGTCTTGTATTTAGTTTATAGGTTCTATCTTATAATCATGTAAATTTAATGATTATGACAATATATGGTTCATTAGCTCGCCTTGTTTTCAGGCCCTTCCGAAGCCATATCTTAGCGATGCTAAAAAATTGGGCATCACCCCTCTAGATGAAATTATCAAAGGAAGGCAAGATCGGCCATAAGCTGCTCAAATCGGTGTGATAGAATGGAATTCAAGGTATCACCGCTTACAAAGATTATATCGCTTTCGGGCTTTTTAGCTCTCGGCTTTCTTTTAGTTATATTAAGTTGTGCCCTCTTTCATAACTACTATCCATTATTCGATATTCTGATCTTCCTGCTAGCTCCATTGCCCAATACTTTATTCAGCAAATCAGGCGCGGACAATGCAAACTTCATGTCTGATGCCCCAAGCAATGCTCAAGATACTGGTAATTTCTTAACTGGCGTCTTTGTCACAAGCGGAATCGCACTACCGGTTGTCTTTTATCACTGTCAGTTGATTGGAGCACTAAGTTGCGTGATGAGTACGATTGGTGGTCTAATTATCTATTCTAGTATTGTGGTTTTCTCGTGGTTCTTCCACTCTAGTTGGGACCAAGAGGAGGATACATTGTTCGGTTAAGAGCATCCTTAAACAGGCACTGTAAGACGAAATCCGTGGCGGTCGTAGATGGCTCATAAGCCAGAAATGATTAGACTATTGGCCCATGCGTGCATGCATGAAGTTTTGTATAAAAAATTCTAGCTTATTCTATAAATTAGACCTTCTGTTACGATTGAGGAAGGGCTAGCCTACAGTATCTGGTGGTTGGGCTGACGATGATGGGATGGGGATGAGTTTaatgagtttgaaagaacaCCTTTCCGACTGCAGTTTCAGCAATGTGCATCCAGCACTTGTCGGCCCGTACCGCAGCCAGGCATTTCAGCTCATGAAGCAGAGGACAGACAAACGGTAAGGTATCTCCGCCGGCGTCGCGTGGATGAAACCGGAAATCCATCTCATAGCTCGCGATAAATGAAATTTTGTTTGCTCTCGGTTGCCACATCCTCACTGAAGAGATGTCTTGACTCTATGATCCTCAGCTCTGCGTTCTTCATATCTACGGCATTTCCTATCTTTGCAGTATGATTCTTCGGAGCATAGGCCAGTGTGATCTTTAGCACGCCCTGTATCACGTTGAGCACATCATTGACTTGGTGTTCCAACTTCAGGCCCTCGTCAGATAGCGACAGAAGCTTGTACACTCTGTCTAGCAATAAAGCTGAAAACAGGTCACCCACACCGGTGAAATACGACTTTATCAGCGGCACTCGTAGAACTACTGGAGCATTGCCTTTCATGGATGCAACACAATAAACGTGGTGCGGATCACTAAATATCTTCTCATCACATGAAGTGACGATAACCACTGGCACTGTCTCGTGTAATTCCTGTAGCACGGATTTCAGCTGGTCCACTGTATCTATCGATTTCCCACATATAATCTCCAGTTCAAAATGATTGGGAGTCATAATATCCACATCAGAATGCGAGGAAAGAGCCAACTTCCTGTACTCTTCTATCACGTCTTCCTCAACATACAACTGACCTTCGTCGCCCATCACTGGATCCATCAGCCAAACAGAATTGGGGTTCTCTCTCTTATAAGCAGTATAATGTTGTCCCATACATCTTACAGACTCTTTCTTGGGCAGATAACCAGATAGTAAGGCTTCATAATCGTTCGCAAAGTTGGCCAGCACGCCCGATAGCAATTGGTCCAAATCTTTTTCCTCAGTTATATTACCAAACACTTTATGCATACCATACCCAGTGTGATTAGAATACTGTACGGAATTACAGCAATCTACATCCCAACCATAGCATTGAAGAGGGAAAGTCGCTGCTTTATTCCCAACGAAACCGTGTACCACATGGGACTGAGTCGCTAAAAGTCTTGGCATACTATTCGACCACCTAGCCCGTCCCGTTCTTCGCCGTAAACAGACTTACAGCAATATCCTCAAACCTGATATAATCTTATCAACGATATTACAACTGCCAAGACCTATGAAGATTATCTGAAAAGTTACGTCGTCGAGAGTACGAAAAAAGAATTATCAACAAAGATCAAATATTGACATGAGAAGGGACATTGAAGACGGTTAAAAGCACAATGCTCTGCCAGCAACTGTAACGCAACGCTTAGGTGCTAGAGCAGAGACAGAattttgcagatgaagattCTAAGGTTTACTGAAATATGCAGTTTTCAATGTCATTTTAGCAAGTAGCAACTTAATCTGACCTTGCTGCTGAGTCAATGAGATTTTTCAGAGCTATGTCTTAAATGTTGATTTAATTGCGACATCTTGCTTCTCTTAAGacttttttcaaatctcaCGAAACCGTAAAGGCGTAGAATTAAACAAAACATAAAAAATTGATGAACAAGTTAAAACTGTACTCTTTGAATAATTAAAGCTAATAAGCACCGGCCAAATGTTTGGCTGCCAGAACACCGTGAAACTGGGAGACTCCTCTTACAGTTATACTAAGATTGTTTTGTATAAAATTATGTGCTGTATATAGAAGTACCTGAAGCTGTAGCCTTACGAAATGAATGAAGCATGGAGCGACAAGCGAATGGTTTGATAATTGCGGTCCAGTACCTATGTCCTGAAGATGTTAACCGATTATGTCACACATAGAAAGTTCACTGGAGTCCAAATAGAGTAACCGAATGGTGGAATTGAAGTGTACAGGATGCCAGCTAGCTTAGACCCAAATTGTGCTTCACTCGATATTTAATCTTAGAGTTAGAAATAAATAAGCAGTAATAGATTGTGTCGTCGACCAGCTAAACCGGTAATTCCAAAGCACTGGGACAAGATTCCCAAAAGCTATACGATTGAGAAGCTGGCGATAGCTCTCTATTTCTGATGCCTCAAGTCTTCAATGCAGAATAATGTACGGTTACACAACCCGACCACCAAGAAGCAATGGAGAGGGCTTACCAATCGATAGACGTCAACGAAAAAACCGATCGAGTATCGGGCACTGACCAAGGCGACGAGGATACAACCGTCTCGGCAGTCTTCGGTTCCAACAATCGTGGAGCAAAAAGATCTAGGAACCAAGGAAGATCTCTGTACCTTAAGCGACAAAAAACGCCTTGCAGAGACGAACGCATAAAACAAAACTTATGCTTCTATTGCAAGAAGGCCGGTCACCGAATGAATGAATGCCGAGAGCGTGAGGCGAGGCCTAGCCGGCATGGAGACTGAGGCGAGTCCGAAAAAAAGACCATTGTACATTAGAAGCCAGCCGATTGTACATTATATTTCCATCCCAGAGATGGATAATCCGGCTGAGAGAACGATCGTCatcaaaaaacaaaaaatgAAAACCTTGTTCGATAGTGGATCGCCACTTCGTTCATCCGTTCGGATATGGTGAAGTTATTAAACCTGAGGATATACGAGACACCACCATTCCGATTTAGAGGGTTTATCCCTACCGACCATCAACGACAACGGAAGCCGTAAGTCTAACCTTCCCGGTAGAAGACTTACAGATCCCAGTAGCGGCATATGTCCTGGAGAATATGGTCTACCAAATGCTGATGGGCAATCCTATTGTCAGCCGCTACCCAAAACTTTTGTCAAACTGCCTTCGTCACACCATCTGGGAAATATGAGTACCCTGTGATGTCTTTTGGTCTAGTTAACGCACCTAGTACGTTCGCTAGATATATGGCTGATATTTTCCGAGATCTGAAGTTCGTCAATGTCTACCTGGATGACATTTTAGTCTTCTCAGAAACAATCGAGGAACACTGGACTCACCTGGACAGAGTTTTGGGAAGgctgaggaaaaagaaTCTGATTgtgaagaggaagaaatgcAAATTCGCATCGAATTTTTAGGTTATAAGATCGGAGTATAGAAAATAGAGCCATTGTAGAACAAATGCGAGACTATCCAGAAGTATCCGACACCTAGAACCGTGAAGGAAGCGCAAAGGTTCTTAGGAATGATACATTACTATAGACGATTTATTCCGAATTGCTCTCAAGTAGCGGAACCCATCCAATCGTTTATCCGTAACAAAAGTTGACCGACcgataatttttcattcaCAGCAGCCGATTATGTTACGCATAATCGTCTTACAGTTGTCAGCCACAATTGCCAAATCTGGGTGTCAGACCATATTTCTCAGACATAATTCTCAGATTCTGGATTTGTTTTACTCGCATCATTTGAGTTGTCGTTTCCTTGGTTCTAAGGTCATGAGAAATTACCAGGAATAGAGGTTCATGAGGAATTCTATTTCCATCGAAATCTCTAGCGCAAGTGGTTtagtggtaaaatccaacgttgccatcgttgggcccccggttcgattccgggCTTGCGCAATTTTTTAAAACCGTAACTACAATTCTTGGCATTGACACAGCAACAGGCCTTCTACTGTCTTTAGCTAGACTGCACTCCATAGCATCATCTTTCCTGGCAGCCAGCTCCCATTGTATTTGATCTGAACAGTACTGATCTTTCACAAGCCTTCTTTTTCCACGCGTTGAGCATTGCAGGTTTACGCCCTCTATCGAACCAAGTGAAAAGGTCACATAGTTGATTGTAACGAGGTATTCAGGGTTTACTCTTTTCGAGATTGCTTGACTTTAGtattttgaagaagaagcatgtCAGGGAATGCTGATAGCTACAACAGAAGGGACTCCTTTACCGAACTCGACGATGGTCTCGAAGGAGTTGATGATTTTACCCATGAACCAAATCCTTTCGATGATGTGATATCAGATGATTATgatgcaaagaagaaaccACCAGGATATGGTAACGTCGCCGATACGGTATCATTACCTCCTGGCTATGAGGAAACTATGGAGGTTCCGCAACGTCCCGCGGAAGGTCCCTCGAGTAATCAagcagctgctggaacGCTTCCTCCGGGTCTATTCAACTACCTGTCGCAATACTTCGAGCTGGATGAtcaagagttgaagaaacgTCTTTACAGTGCGATAGCGTTCAAACTCGAATCAATAGCTGATCTAGAGAACCGTGCTCCAGATGACGCGAAGCCGGATCTTTATAGTCCGGTGTGGATCTTTGGTACCATTGTGATGACGAATTTTATCGGCAGCCGGCTTTTTGAGGTAATAGTGAATGGCGTCATAAGAGGAGTTTACTGGCAGGAGGATTCGAACAAGGTATTCGGCGGCGCAAGGTTCATCCGCTCCTTTTGGTTGTATTTGATCTACGGCTTTCTCGTACCGTTGGTTATAGCCAAGACTTATCTGCACCGCAAAGACAGCGTCGCGGAGTTAATCTCAACGTATGGCTATTCGTTACTGGTGTGGATACCGCTCGGGTTGCTAATCGATCTGAGTAACGCTTTCCAAACTCTTTTACCAAAATATGTGCTGTCTCTGATCAAATGGGTGTTTGTGACAATAGCCTTCATGAAGAGCTCTCTGTTCCTGTACAGAAAGATGAACACCGAAGACGAATCTGACCAGCTGGTCAAATGGCCAGTCATCGGTCTCAACGCGATCATGTGCATCGTCGCTAGGTTCTTGTTGTATCATTCGTAACATTCATTAATCTATACATATACAAAGAGGATAGGCTATTCAGAGCCCCAACGCCTTTCCTTCCCGCACTGGCTCAAAAACCAGCATTTCTATAATCGGTGATATCCATCTCAGCCATCGATTTGCCTGGCACcttggaagatatcttgGAGAACACGTTGATATCTGCCCTCGTGAAGCCTTTCGAAAAGACGCAACAGTCGTGACTGTGCCCGTTGCTGATCCGTCTCTTTCGACACGAGCTGCAGCATCTAAACAACACGATCTTATCAATATGCTTTATCAAGATAGGTGTCCTCCCTGCAGTGCTGTTTTGCTCGTCGTCGGCAGCGTCCTGCGCGGTCTCCTCCAGTATCGAGTCGGGCAAACccagtttcttgaacaacgtGTCTGAGTGGTCCAAAACCTCCTGTCTCGTGAACACATGATGCAATTCCCTTGCAAACAAGGGAATAATAGATTCATCTTGCAGCAGGATCTCGATCGACGCATCACATttaatttttttcaaccGACAGCCATCACAACTGGGTCCAATCCGCTGTCTCTTGGCAGTGTTCAATGTGCTATTTTTCCTGTCCGAGCGACTCGAGGCgggagcagctgaagcCGATGCTGGTGTTGATGACGAAGGAGAAGGGGACGTGCTCTTTACCGAGGACGCGCCAGAGGATGCGTTCTCTTGGAAGGCCACATAGCTCGGAGATGGCGAAATGGGCGCACTCACAGGTGCCGTCGGCGGA includes:
- the TAH11 gene encoding Tah11p (ancestral locus Anc_1.475) codes for the protein MSKGYSVPVVDLDQICDETELLPVVKRILRDNDTFLLKNYANKKALDDLLGELKEDDFPDAEEGFDANFTGVLQLTGDVLMEQYIFSTDQTLKFDRECRNETLRKVYARLFKVALFFAQICLKSVGAEVPLTETSYSAVLNRFFHGGSDTSMSIDGETFQYASFGGYRDLLPTGVLTVFPAARGIKYKPPTMGSGDSFWVAIDEPDCLLFHTGTLLAHYSGGSHSTSTIRISSESNILHLTLAPPLATVVDSSGERLADRLLRQQIVELPEVAKSYYPREAALIQLEKTIAFYKELFSTCETVLPLYAMSRSTHSAPRLGSLLPQISNMMRGKVSQQDFLKMVSLWPDCYVLQADSKGELTVKQPKLDQQQLLINKSRRLEFVERADSWLSRIRSLEDIPTDVPAWKVSKRRGSGGSEPDPNNRIRRTAAPSPRKRNYVFNSAERFNYAEKEKDSQSNLLERLRERERRSAALLSQRQRNYDQFLAVKMKQVFEILYSLPQGKPYTVTHLGTLIVDSLQDSNNPIGFEEADTILSKLQGLLNKEVTVQTADGGLKVYRWKNLNRDLLLERIDRELSSSQRLI
- a CDS encoding Hsp70 family protein (ancestral locus Anc_1.474); the protein is MLAAKNILRKSAIATPVRVASRFQSTSKVQGSVIGIDLGTTNSAVAVMEGKIPKIIENAEGARTTPSVVAFTKDGERLVGIPAKRQAVVNPENTLFATKRLIGRRFEDAEVQRDIKQVPYKIVKHSNGDAWVEARGQTYSPAQIGGFVLNKMKETAEAYLGKPAKNAVVTVPAYFNDSQRQATKDAGQIVGLNVLRVVNEPTAAALAYGLEKSDSKVVAVFDLGGGTFDISILDIDNGVFEVKSTNGDTHLGGEDFDIYLLREIVSRFKSESGIDLTNDRMAIQRIREAAEKAKIELSSTVSTEINLPFITADASGPKHINMKFSRAQFETLTEPLIKRTVDPVKKALKDANLSTSDVSDVLLVGGMSRMPKVVETVKQLFGKEPSKAVNPDEAVAIGAAIQGAVLAGEVTDVLLLDVTPLSLGIETLGGVFTRLIPRNTTIPTKKSQIFSTAAAGQTSVEIRVFQGERELVRDNKLIGNFTLSGIPPAPKGVPQIEVTFDLDADGIINVSARDKASNKDASITVAGSSGLSEAEIEQMVNDAEKYKSQDEARRQSIETANKADQLANDTESSLKEFEGKIDKAEAQKVQDMITSLRETVARVQAGEEVSADDLKTKTDELQNSSMKLFEQMYKNDSSNNTQSGEPKQ
- the VPS55 gene encoding Vps55p (ancestral locus Anc_1.473), with amino-acid sequence MEFKVSPLTKIISLSGFLALGFLLVILSCALFHNYYPLFDILIFLLAPLPNTLFSKSGADNANFMSDAPSNAQDTGNFLTGVFVTSGIALPVVFYHCQLIGALSCVMSTIGGLIIYSSIVVFSWFFHSSWDQEEDTLFG
- the BUD16 gene encoding putative pyridoxal kinase BUD16 (ancestral locus Anc_1.471), with product MPRLLATQSHVVHGFVGNKAATFPLQCYGWDVDCCNSVQYSNHTGYGMHKVFGNITEEKDLDQLLSGVLANFANDYEALLSGYLPKKESVRCMGQHYTAYKRENPNSVWLMDPVMGDEGQLYVEEDVIEEYRKLALSSHSDVDIMTPNHFELEIICGKSIDTVDQLKSVLQELHETVPVVIVTSCDEKIFSDPHHVYCVASMKGNAPVVLRVPLIKSYFTGVGDLFSALLLDRVYKLLSLSDEGLKLEHQVNDVLNVIQGVLKITLAYAPKNHTAKIGNAVDMKNAELRIIESRHLFSEDVATESKQNFIYREL
- the YIP5 gene encoding Yip5p (ancestral locus Anc_8.110), translating into MSGNADSYNRRDSFTELDDGLEGVDDFTHEPNPFDDVISDDYDAKKKPPGYGNVADTVSLPPGYEETMEVPQRPAEGPSSNQAAAGTLPPGLFNYLSQYFELDDQELKKRLYSAIAFKLESIADLENRAPDDAKPDLYSPVWIFGTIVMTNFIGSRLFEVIVNGVIRGVYWQEDSNKVFGGARFIRSFWLYLIYGFLVPLVIAKTYLHRKDSVAELISTYGYSLLVWIPLGLLIDLSNAFQTLLPKYVLSLIKWVFVTIAFMKSSLFLYRKMNTEDESDQLVKWPVIGLNAIMCIVARFLLYHS
- the SUT1 gene encoding Sut1p (ancestral locus Anc_8.109); the protein is MSTSIPVINRNQTLPPLLLPDLRFLNERQYQKISFDVPTCSPVAMSEGSSKRFSTLESLANVATKRLKLSSEKTSLSHMMTPPPTAPVSAPISPSPSYVAFQENASSGASSVKSTSPSPSSSTPASASAAPASSRSDRKNSTLNTAKRQRIGPSCDGCRLKKIKCDASIEILLQDESIIPLFARELHHVFTRQEVLDHSDTLFKKLGLPDSILEETAQDAADDEQNSTAGRTPILIKHIDKIVLFRCCSSCRKRRISNGHSHDCCVFSKGFTRADINVFSKISSKVPGKSMAEMDITDYRNAGF